A single window of Dermochelys coriacea isolate rDerCor1 chromosome 2, rDerCor1.pri.v4, whole genome shotgun sequence DNA harbors:
- the SPAG6 gene encoding sperm-associated antigen 6, translated as MSQRQVLQVFEQYQKARTQFVQTVAELATRSQNLETLQNAGVMSLLRPLLLDVVPTIQQTAALALGRLANYNDDLAEAVVKGDILPQLVYSLAEQNRFYKKAAAFVLRAVGKHSPQLAQAIVDCGALDTLVICLEDFDPGVKEAAAWALGYIARHNSELSQAVVDAGAVPLLVLCIQEPEIALKRIAASALSDISKHSPELAQTVVDAGAIAHLAQMILNPDAKLKRQVLSALSQIAKHSVDLAEMGVEAEIFPVVLTCLKDSDEYVKKNAATLIREIAKHTPELSQLIVNTGGVAAVIDCIGNCKGNIRLPGIMMLGYVAAHSENLAMAVIISKGVPQLSICLSEEREDHIKAAAAWALGQIGRHTPEHARAVAVTNVLPVLLSLYMETESSEDLQVKTKKALKNILQKCTYLPALEPLLHDAPPNILKHIVGQFSKVLPHDSKARRLFVTSGGLKKVQEIKAEPGSLLQEYINTINNCYPEEIVRYYSPGYSDALLEKVENYQPVL; from the exons GTGTAATGTCTTTGCTGAGGCCTCTTCTATTGGACGTGGTCCCAACTATTCAACAGACTGCTGCTTTGGCTCTTGGGAGACTTGCCAATTATAACGATGACCTGGCAGAGGCGGTTGTTAAGGGAGACATTCTTCCACAGCTTGTATATTCACTGGCTGAACAGAAT CGTTTCTACAAGAAAGCAGCTGCATTTGTGTTAAGAGCGGTTGGTAAACATTCTCCTCAGCTAGCCCAAGCAATAGTTGATTGTGGAGCACTGGATACACTTGTGATTTGCTTGGAAGATTTTGACCCTGGAGTAAAGGAAGCTGCAGCCTGGGCACTTGGGTATATTGCCAGACATAATTCAG AACTGTCACAAGCTGTGGTGGATGCAGGAGCTGTTCCTCTTTTAGTACTCTGTATCCAGGAGCCAGAAATTGCTTTGAAAAGGATTGCTGCCTCAGCCCTCAGTGATATTTCAAAGCATTCTCCAGAGTTAGCCCAGACAGTAGTGGATGCGGGGGCTATTGCTCACTTAGCTCAGATGATCCTGAACCCTGATGCTAAACTGAag CGTCAGGTGCTTTCAGCTCTCAGCCAAATAGCAAAGCATTCTGTGGATCTTGCAGAAATGGGGGTTGAAGCAGAAATTTTCCCAGTTGTACTCACATGCCTGAAGGACTCAGATGAATATGTCAAGAAAAATGCTGCAACTTTAATTAGAGAGATAGCAAAGCACACGCCTGAG cTTTCACAGCTTATAGTCAATACAGGAGGAGTTGCTGCTGTGATTGATTGCATTGGCAACTGCAAAGGAAACATCAGGCTGCCCGGCATCATGATGCTTGGTTACGTAGCAGCTCATTCTGAGAACCTGGCAATGGCAGTGATCATCTCCAAG GGGGTGCCACAGCTGTCTATCTGCTTGTCAGAGGAACGAGAAGATCATATTAAGGCAGCGGCTGCTTGGGCCTTGGGACAGATTGGAAGACACACTCCAGAGCATGCACGTGCTGTTGCTGTAACAAATGTGTTACCAGTGCTGCTTTCCCTGTATATGGAAACAGAAAGCTCAGAAGATCTTCAAGTAAAA ACTAAAAAGGCCCTAAAGAACATCTTGCAGAAATGCACATATCTGCCAGCACTTGAACCCTTGCTGCATGATGCACCTCCAAATATTCTGAAACACATAGTTGGGCAGTTCAGTAAG GTGCTGCCGCATGATAGCAAAGCACGACGTCTCTTTGTAACAAGTGGTGGACTTAAAAAAGTTCAAGAGATAAAAGCAGAGCCAGGGTCACTTCTTCAAGAGTACATCAACACTATTAACAATTGTTACCCAGAGGAAATAGTAAG gTATTATTCTCCTGGATATTCTGATGCACTTCTGGAAAAGGTGGAAAATTATCAACCAGTTTTATAA